The genome window TAggaaaacacacaccactatgaGGTACACACAATTCAAACTAGGTACACACTGTCCACTGACAGGCACTATTATGCTCTCAGATTCATTTTTCTCATGAAGTCAACCCCTCACTATCAAAGCTACAGCACATTAACCCAATATTCCCATAGTTGTGATAATGTAATTTGCTGTGTCACCTCTGCTGTATATtgtaactgttgtgttgtcaTTGTGCAGGCCATTCTGAAGAGTACAGAGTCTGTAGGGTTCTGTAGTGGTGTCATTCTGAAGGAGAACCTGGTTCTAACTACAGCCCAGTGTGCCCAGAAATACGTCAACTTCCAGGTGGCTGTCGGTGAGTGCTCATCATGGGGCATCATGTCCAGTCTACGGGCTCAGGCTCcactggtggtgtgtgtgtgtgtgtgtgtgtgtgtgtgtgtgtgtgtgtgtacatgcgtgcatTCATTCCTGCGTGTGTGTACGAGGGTATGTTTTTGATTTGCTTTACAGTATGTGTTCCTTCATTGATTTTGAGTACTTCGTCCCTCCCCTCTCAGGCAAGCGCCAAACCGCATCTGAAGATGGCGAACAGACGCTCTATGTCCAAGTCGTCCACGTCCACCCCCGCTACGTACCCGGTCGCCCTGACAACGACCTGGCCGTCCTCGAGCTCCGCGAGCGCATCGTCTATAAGAAACACGTGGTCGCTGCCTGCCTGCCCGAACGCGACTTTGCAGAGGTCGTCCTGATGACTGGCGAGTATCCGGCCGTGGTCACCGGCTGGAAGGACCCTGTGGACGCCACGGAGGTCCAGGGCCCGCTCACTCTCAACCACCTGGCGTATGAGCGTCTGCCCCAGTGTGTGGAGAGGCACCCAGGGTTGGTCACCAACAAGATGGGCTGTACGACGGTGAGACCCAAGGGTGACTGCATCCTGGGGCCGGGGAGTCCCATCCTATCTCTCCACAGGGAGGTGTTCTATCTGACCGGGGTAATCTCCAGACCAGCAGGGGCAGACTGTAGTCAGGGTTACATCTACCAGAAGGTGTCCCGTTTCCTGCTCTGGCTGCAGCCCCTCATGGACTCACGCTAAGGGGGCTctgaatcccaaatcaacccctagcccccccccccatgcagtagggtagatctgagaggattggaaaGATGTCCTTTAAGctattccctgtagctcagttggtagagcatggtgtttgtaacgccagggttgtgggttcgattcccacggggggccagcacagaagagaaaaataaaaaatagttttaaaaaaaatgtatgaaattgtatgaaatgtatgcattcactactgtaagtcgctctggataagagtgtctgctaaatgactaaaatgtctatATGGCGCCAATTCCCGTCTGGCCTATCAGAAGGCCAGATGGAGCTACCACCATATTGCTTATACCggtccaatcctctcagatctatgTAAGTGCTTTGTGGCTAGGGACTAGGGGTTTGGGATTCAGGGGTAGTGATCAGGGGGAGGGtacagggaagagagggagaggttgagggggtTAGGAGAATAATTGTGAGGGTTGATGGTATTGGACAAAGGCTTAAATGGATAGGAATTAGGGAAGACAAGACAGGGAGAACGGAGGTGACACTGTCaaggaaataaataaatggaGGATATTGTAATATTGGATAGAGGTGGAAAGGGATAGGGGTCAtgtgggaggagaagaggagggagggaagaaagcTGAACAGGGAGCATGATGAAGGAGGGAAATCACAACGTAAAGGGAGGGCCAGAGAAAAAGGGGGAAATTGAGATGCATTCTGTTTGTGTAACATACCATACTCTTATCTTAGGTCTTTTTTCATTGGAAGGGTCTGGTTGTCCATATGGCTGATGTCTTTTGCTTAAATTATCCCTTGttgtttaataaaaaataaatattcctATAAGTTGAATTCCACCTATCGTATAGTATATGAGTtaggggtacttgagaagactcatgagaccataggcttactggtaaaatgTACATGCGGGGGTATTTCAGGGGTTCTCTAGGCAAAGCAAAATTCTGTTGATGGTACAGTTAgcgaaaaaggttgggaaccactgccctaatgaacacaacccacaTCTGTGTAGTTCTTTATTTATCCCACAAGGTGGCGGTATTTTCATTAAAATACTATTGTATCATGCCCTACCAAATATAGTACCTGGCTGACTGCAGATAGACTAGGGGAACGTTAAATAATGCAGCATGTGTGTTCTGTTGCTCTTGTCTTACTCTTAACTGAGGTTCTTTTTTTGGGAGAGAAGGGTTGGTAATTGCACTGTATACCTTTTAATGTTAATCACTTTACTAAGAATGTATTAATAAAAGTTAACCCTGGTGTCAGTTTAATTCATTACTGAGGAATATGGGTCAATTGAAGAGAAGGAAGAACAAAAGAGAGGGAAGACCACACGTATACAGGTATACTCTCAAGTCTGTTCTGCAGCGCATTAAGGAACATCTGCGTCAAAGTAAATGTGTCACAATGACGACGAGTAAAGCCGTCTATAACTTTGTAATGTCGTCAACTGTAGCCTACTTTGATCTCCAGCACCTTCTCAAAGCTCTTAAACGGATCAGAACCACTGCTTTTCCTGGTGGTGTAAATGACTTTCACTAGCATGCCGAGAGCAATCTAGCAAGAAGCAGGAGACTCGCACAGACAGATTTGGTGATCTTATCTGTAATAGCTGGCATTTGAGTCTAGAATGATCACTTCTACTCCCACTGCTACAGATGCTACATCAATGCTACATTTCACTATTGTGTCCAATATCAAGCTACCATCACAGCCACATTCGCCCTAGCGTTGTTTggcaacattttcccacaatccATTGCAAAGACACTACTCTCCATCTTCTCACAGCCTCCTTGGTGACCTCGGCCTGGTCCGGGACAGCTCCCAGCCTCCTGTGTAACCCAAGAAAGAGAGGCGGAGCAAGGGAAGAAAGACAAAGAAAAGAAAGGAGAGACGCCAAATTGCCAATAACAGAACCTTTCCTGACACTTTTGATCGGGCACTTGAAAAGGGAGTAGGAACACCCCTGCCAAAGCCTGGGGGCCCTCGCCGCTTTGGGGCCCTGGTTGCCATGGCATTCTCCTAGGAGATGTCTCCTGGCTCCAAAATATGCCCCCAGCTCCTTTAGCCTCTGTCCAATAGAGATGAATTTGAGTGGAGCTCCTTCCTTCCTGTGCCTGGCCCCGTGTGCTGGCCCTGCCACATCCTTTCGCACCGCAGCCCTGAGACAAGCACACTAGTACTGCCCAACCCTGCAGAGAAATGGGCAATATGTGTAAAACAACAAGGACACTTCAGGTGGATACACAGCAGTGTTGCCAGATTTAATTGACACTTTCACACAGAAACTGAGCAAAACTCCCACCAAATCTACTATAAGGCAgcgttcacacaggcagcccaattatgattttttttcactaattggtcttttgaacaATCATATTAGCTCTgagaaagatctgatgtgaaaaaaatgtgatgtgattggtcaaaagaccaattagtggaaagaaTATCAGAATTGAGCTGTAAACACAGCCAAAGTAGTCAAATTGTAAGATGGAAAAAAATCACCTAATATGGCAACTCCAATGTAGAGAATGAAAAAAagtaggtgagagagagagagcggtttcGAAGGGGGATGAGACTCACTGGGTTTGATGAAAAGGTGAGAATGGAGGAACATGAGAGAGCCTGTTATTGATGTGACAGAGAGAAATGGGATTATGGCCCTTAATATAAAGTGCTCTCACTTTGAGCTGACAGAAAAAACATTGCAATGTGATAGAGATAGCTGGGGAATATAGTTTACAGTGATtacgccccaaatggcaccctattccctaagtagtgcactatttctaACCAGGGCctgtaaaagtagtgcactgtgaaaggaatagggtgtcatttcaggaCAAAGCCAGTATCTACATAGCTGTACTCATCttcagagagagagtgtagggGTGATGTGTAGGTTGGTGGTCTATCCTGTCGGTGTACTTAACTATAAATCGGACTGCTGCCCTACAAAACTGTAATCCACTAGCTACCCCATAACCCCCTATACTAGCCACATGCTGTGACCTCAAATCCACCATATCTCCTGCTGAGGATatgatggggtgtgtgtgtgtgtgtgtgtgtgtgtgtgtgtgtgtgtgtgtgtgtgttggggggcaCGGGGTAACATCAAATGACCCTGTCTTTTGTAAGGATTATCTGTCTGCAATATGTCTGAGCCTGTGTATGAGGTCATATGTCAGagagtgaaagtgtgtgtgtgtgtgtgtccgtgcatgcCTGCATGGGCGCGGGTGAGTGCGTGCAAATgcgtatacgtgtgtgtgtacaattGTGCATGTGTTATAATGGAGTAGTCTATGATGGCATATCTATGATTATACCATAATCCCCATCTGATatccacccccccctctctatctctttctctccattcatGCTCCAACCAACCACCCAGCCCCCACCCCAGATTTCTCACTCTTGGCCCAGAGATGATGCTCTCCACTGGGCTGGGTGGTGCAGGCTGAGGCCTACCTCACATGGAGCCCCATGGATGCCAGATAGCGTCAGACTTCACTTGGCTGGGTAATTGTGCAGCAGTGTGGAGGTGACGCTGCTCCTCCAGGGGCCACCGCCTGTGTCTAAGGTTGGGCTGGGGGACAGTTTTTATTTCGAAACTGCAGACGCAATAGCTGTTTGAAAAcagaaaatgtataaataaaatattttttaaactgcagaCGCAGATGAAGGCTTCTCCtttacagaaagagaaagagagagaacaagagagagagagagagagaaggagagagagacagagagagagcagttgttgatgttgtttatGCAGGCCTACTAGACTTTTACATTAGTCATAAATCAATTG of Salmo trutta chromosome 1, fSalTru1.1, whole genome shotgun sequence contains these proteins:
- the LOC115206234 gene encoding coagulation factor X; amino-acid sequence: MGSLATTATLLSLLLLGAVTARLDTKNTKTVFLDKQEASEVITLSRQKRASVGNEESLLPANLERECLEEVCNYEEAREIFQDSYRTDIFWSVYIDGDQCAEKPCKNGAMCSDSVGGYDCVCKSGFFGVHCETDQTVCMLDKTKGCSQFCKPGYQSYECSCARGWKLEEKERVKCIPAVTFPCGKVNSLSQWTKRQSTNIASNFEGLACNSGECPWQAILKSTESVGFCSGVILKENLVLTTAQCAQKYVNFQVAVGKRQTASEDGEQTLYVQVVHVHPRYVPGRPDNDLAVLELRERIVYKKHVVAACLPERDFAEVVLMTGEYPAVVTGWKDPVDATEVQGPLTLNHLAYERLPQCVERHPGLVTNKMGCTTVRPKGDCILGPGSPILSLHREVFYLTGVISRPAGADCSQGYIYQKVSRFLLWLQPLMDSR